Within the Trueperaceae bacterium genome, the region CCGCGGCCGCCGTCACCGGCGGCAGCGTGCGCGTGCGCAACCTGGGTGACGGCACCCTCCAGGGCGACGCCCGCCTCGCCGGCGTGCTGGCCGAGATGGGCTGCGACGTCGCCTGGGCGCGGGACTCCGTGACGGTCGCCGGCCCGCGGCGCCTGCGGGGCGGCGAGTTCGACCTCAACGACATGCCGGACCAGGCCCAGACGCTCGCCGTCGTGGGGCTCTTCGCCGACTCGCCCGTGCACGTGGCGAACGTCGGCAACCTGCGCGTCAAGGAGACCGACCGCCTGCACGCCATGGCCGTCGAGCTGACGAGGCTCGGCGCCAGGGTCGAGGAGGGCGACGACAGCCTCACGGTCTGGCCGCTGGCCTCGGAGCCGACGACGCCCGTGGAGCTCGAGACCTACGGCGACCACCGCATGGCCATGGCGCTGGCCGTGGCCGGGGCGCGCCTGCCCAACGTCGTGATAAAGGACCCCGCCTGCGTGAACAAGACCTACCCGCGCTTCTTCGACGACTTCCTCGGCCTGCTCGGGGCCGGTCTATCATGACCGCCGTGGACGCCGGGACCAGGCCGATCATCACCCTCGACGGTCCCGCCGCCTCCGGCAAGTCCAGCGCCGCGAAGGCCGTGGCGGCGCGCCTCGGCATCGCCTACGTCTCCAGCGGCCTGCTCTACCGCGCCGCCACGCACATGGCCCTCGCCGAGGGCGTGCCCCTCGGCGACGAGCGGGCCCTCCTCGAGATGCTCGCGCGCCACGACGTCAGGCTGTGGCCGGACGCCCAGCGCGACCGCCTCACCGTCGACGGCGAGGAGGTCGCGCACCTTCTGCACACCGACGACATCGACGCCCGCGTCTCCGAGGTCGCCCGCCTGCCCGGCATCCGCGCCTGGGTCACCGAGCGCCTCCGCGAGCTGGAGGGGCCCTTCGTCATCGACGGACGCGACATGGGCACGGCCGTCTTCCCCGACGCGCGCTGGAAGTTCTACCTGACGGCCTCGCCCGAGGTCAGGGCCCGGCGCCGGGTGGGCGAGCGCGCCAGCGACCTCGGCGCCGTCGCCGAGGCGATACGCCTGCGCGACGAGCGGGACGCCAAGCAGTCGGCACCCGCCCCCGACGCCATCCACCTCGACACCGGCCCGCTGACGCTCGAGGCCGTGGCCGACTTCGTCTACTTCAAGGTCATGTCCCGCTGGCCGGAGCAGCTCACCGCGGCCACCGCCTGATGGACGGGCCCGTCCGCGCCGCGGACCGGCGCTTCGACGTCCCCGCGGCGCGACTGACGGGCGTCGTCGTCACCAGCACGAAGCACAAGCCGGCCGCCCACCCGCTGGCGCGCGAGGTCGCCGAGCGGTTCGAGCGCCTGGGCGTGAGCGTGACTCTCGACGTGGCCGGCGAGGCGCCCCTGCTCGCCGCGCTCGAGCTGGCGCAGCTCGTCGTGTCGGTCGGTGGCGACGGCACGCTC harbors:
- the cmk gene encoding (d)CMP kinase; this translates as MDAGTRPIITLDGPAASGKSSAAKAVAARLGIAYVSSGLLYRAATHMALAEGVPLGDERALLEMLARHDVRLWPDAQRDRLTVDGEEVAHLLHTDDIDARVSEVARLPGIRAWVTERLRELEGPFVIDGRDMGTAVFPDARWKFYLTASPEVRARRRVGERASDLGAVAEAIRLRDERDAKQSAPAPDAIHLDTGPLTLEAVADFVYFKVMSRWPEQLTAATA